One Fusarium poae strain DAOMC 252244 chromosome 4, whole genome shotgun sequence DNA window includes the following coding sequences:
- the ALG3 gene encoding dolichyl-P-Man:Man(5)GlcNAc(2)-PP-dolichol alpha-1,3-mannosyltransferase (TransMembrane:5 (o106-129i150-172o184-207i214-234o267-288i)~BUSCO:31780at5125~CAZy:GT58) yields the protein MADPAPGALTQGTRFVRNVLTGQHALSKLIPVALWLADAVGTGLIIWKVPYTEIDWVAYMQQVSQFISGERDYTKIEGGTGPLVYPAAHVYTFTGLYHITDQGENIFLAQQIFGVLYMATLAVVMLCYWKAKVPPYMFVFLIASKRLHSLFVLRCFNDCFAVFFLWLSIFFFQRRNWTFGSLAYTWGLGIKMSLLLVLPAIGVILLLGRGFWPGLRLAWLMAQVQFAIGIPFIMKNSRGYAARAFELSREFKFEWTVNWRMLGEEVFLSKSFAIFLLGCHVIALLVFISQRWLQPTGRPLSAMIPSFLRLKSPFNLQEQLRISHYVTPEYVMTTMLSANVIGLLFARSLHYQFYAYLAWASPYLLWRATEDPLIVLLIWAAQEWAWNIFPSTDLSSRVTVGAMLATVVLVYRGTARLAVPPSQARKIEAKNK from the exons ATGGCTGATCCTGCGCCTGGCGCTCTCACGCAAGGCACTCGATTCGTCAGGAATGTTCTGACCGGCCAACATGCGCTCTCCAAATTAATTCCCGTCGCGCTCTGGCTCGCCGACGCGGTGGGCACTGGTCTGATTATCTGGAAAGTCCCAT ATACTGAGATCGACTGGGTGGCATACATGCAACAGGTTTCACAATTCATCTCTGGTGAACGAGACTACACCAAGATCGAGGGCGGCACGGGTCCCCTCGTGTATCCAGCTGCTCATGTCTACACCTTTACAGGACTCTACCATATCACGGACCAAGGCGAGAATATCTTCCTAGCGCAACAAATATTTGGCGTTCTGTATATGGCGACACTAGCAGTAGTCATGCTCTGCTATTGGAAAGCCAAG GTACCCCCATACATGTTTGTTTTTCTGATCGCCTCGAAACGATTGCACAGCCTTTTCGTCCTGCGATGCTTCAACGATTGTTTCGCCGTCTTCTTTCTATGGCTCAGCATCTTTTTCTTCCAGCGTCGAAATTGGACCTTTGGAAGTCTGGCATATACCTGGGGGCTCGGAATCAAGATGTCGCTACTGCTGGTCCTTCCTGCCATTGGCGTTATTCTCTTGCTAGGAAGAGGCTTCTGGCCTGGTCTACGTCTTGCATGGTTAATGGCACAGGTTCAGTTCGCGATTGGAATCCCGTTCATCATGAAGAATTCTCGTGGTTATGCGGCTCGAGCTTTTGAGCTGTCGCGTGAGTTCAAGTTCGAATGGACGGTCAACTGGCGCATGTTGGGCGAGGAGGTCTTTCTCAGCAAATCTTTTGCCATATTCCTTCTTGGCTGTCACGTTATAGCACTTCTGGTTTTTATTTCCCAGAGATGGCTCCAACCGACTGGACGACCTCTTTCTGCCATGATCCCTTCCTTCTTACGGCTCAAGTCTCCATTCAATCTGCAGGAGCAGCTTCGAATCTCCCACTACGTCACTCCCGAGTACGTCATGACAACGATGCTCTCTGCCAACGTTATTGGTCTCCTGTTTGCGAGGTCGCTCCATTACCAATTTTATGCCTATCTCGCGTGGGCGTCACCCTACCTCCTCTGGCGAGCCACAGAAGATCCCTTGATTGTGTTGCTTATATGGGCAGCGCAGGAGTGGGCTTGGAACATCTTCCCAAGTACCGACCTTAGCTCCCGCGTGACTGTGGGTGCGATGCTTGCGACAGTCGTGTTGGTGTATCGTGGGACAGCCAGGCTTGCCGttcctccttctcaggcTAGGAAAATCGAGGCTAAGAACAAATAG
- a CDS encoding hypothetical protein (BUSCO:56526at5125) — MGRPKRNVLAAAEAALTPPDALESNQSLVRVVKPEGNNLYTCELPNTKTLVLELAQRFRNTIWIKRGGFVLAEIYQDSKEDTRADGEIVNVVRDEKAWRKQSYWPKEFVKKSTYDFSDSEEESNVGKMPPSDSEDE; from the exons ATGGGACGCCCTAAGAGAAACGTACTTGCGGCCGCTGAGGCTGCCCTGACACCGCCGGACGCTCTCGAGTCCAACCAGTCCCTTGTTCGTGTTGTCAAGCCCGAGGGAAACAACCTGTACACCTGCGAGCTCCCAAACACCAAAACCCTTGTCCTGGAATTGGCACAGAGATTTCGAAACACCATCTGGATCAAGCGCGGTGGCTTCGTTTTGGCTGAGATATACCAAGATAGCAAAGAAGACACTCGAGCAGATGGAGAGATTGTGAATGTTGTTCGAGACGAGAAGGCTTGGCGTAAACAGTCGTATTG GCCCAAAGAATTTGTCAAGAAGAGCACATATGACTTTAGCGACAGCGAGGAAGAATCCAACGTCGGCAAAATGCCCCCAAGTGACTCCGAAGATGAGTGA